Part of the Alteracholeplasma palmae J233 genome, ATAGCGTATTTTTAGAAGTTTCTAGTGTTGGGCTTGAAAGACCACTTAACAACATTGAAGAAGTTAAGGCTCATAAAGGTGGATTTCTTCATATTGTTTCAGATTTTTATAAAGGTGATGCAGTCTTAGAAGATGTTAAAGAAGATGTCTTAGTAATTGCAGCTAACCAAAAAGGTAGAAAAGTTATCAAAGAAATACCATATTCCAAAATATCTAAAATTAGAAAAGCCATTAAATTTTAAGGAGAACTATAAAAATGATTAGTAAAGATTTTTTTAATACAATCGAAGCGGTTGCTGATGAACGTGGATTAAATAAAGACCAAGTATTAGAAGCTTTTGAAAAAGGGCTTATTGCTGGTTGTAAAAAAGCGCATGGCGTAAGAAGCTGTAGAGTAGAAATAAAAGAAGATAAAAGTGAAATATTACTTTATAAACAATATTATGTTTTAGATGAAGATACATTAGAAGAAGATATGACATCTAACCCATTAAATAAAGAATATACATTTATCACTGTAGAAGATGCAAAAGAAATGAAAACACGCGTTAAACCAGGACAACTTATTGAAATTAAAGTTGACCCTAAAGATTTCAATTTATACGCAATTAAAGATTTTAAAAATAGATTTAATGAAGAATTGACAAACAAACAAAAAGAAACAATTTACAATCATTTTAAAGCAGTTGAACATGAGATGGTTACAGCTAGAGTTACTGATGTTGATGATAACTACTATAAATTGGAATTAGAAAAGGAAATGACTACTTTATTACCTAAAAAAGAAGCATTACCAAATGATGTATTCCACGTAAATGACAGAATCAAAGTTTATATAACTGAAGTTCAAAGCACAACTAAATGGCCAAAAGTATTTGTAAGTAGAGTACAAAATGGACTTATTACAAGATTATTAGAAGAATTAGTTCCAGAAATAAAAGAAGGAATTATCTCAATTATGGGTATTTCAAGAGATGCTGGAGATCGTAGTAAAATTGGTGTCCGTTCAGAAGATCCAAAAGTTGATCCAATTGGAGCATGCGTTGGTGAAGGCGGACAAAGAATTAGAGAAATCGTTAAAGCTATTAGTGGAGAAAAAATTGATTTATTCCGCTGGAGTGATAATGAACAAGAACTAATTGCTAATGCATTACAACCTGCTAAAGTTGTTGCAGTTACAAAAGTAAATCCAAAAGAAAAGAGTGCACTTGCAATTGTCCCAGATGATCAATTATCACTTGCAATTGGTAAATTAGGACAAAATGTTAAACTAGCTGTTCAAGCATCTGGTTGGAGCATTGACATTAAATCAGAAACACAAGCTCAACAAGAAGGAATTATTTATTAAAATAAAAATTAAGAGGTGATTTAATGAAAATTAAAAAACAGCCTTTAAGAACATGTGTTGTAACAAAAGAAGTTAAAGATAAAAAAGAACTTATTAGAGTTGCAGCAACCAAAGAAGGAAAAGTATCCGTTGATAAAACTGGAAAAGCTCAAGGTAGAGGTGCTTATTTAACACTTTCTAAGAAAGTGATTGAATTAGCTAAAAAATCAAAAGCTCTAGATAAAAAATTAGAAGTAACAGTTCCTGATGAAATATATGAAGAACTATTAGGCTTAGCAAATGAATAAAACATTAGGCTTAGCATACATTGCTAAAAAGGTAGTTGTAGGGACTGACTTTGTTGTTGAATCTCTTAGAAAAAAGAAATTGTTTCTAGTAGTTATCGCAACAGATGCTTCAGATAATACAAAGAAGAAAATTTATGATAAATCAAAAACTTATGAAACACAAGTAATAGAAAGACTAAATAGTGAGGAGCTTTCCAAGGCTATTGGAATGCATAATGTTAAAGTTATCGGCATCTTAGATAAAGGATTTAGTGATCTATTAGTCAAATAGAAGGAGTGAATAACTATGGCCAAAAAAGCGGCAAAAAAGGAAGTTAGAAAGTCTAATATTCCAGTAAAAAAAGAAGTTAAAACAGGAGATGACAAGGTGTATATAATTAAAGCAGAGAATACTGTTTTAGATATTGCACAAGGATTTGGAATATCAAATGCTGTTTTAATTAAAAAATTAATGCAATACGGCATGATGGCTAGTGTAAATCAAACCTTAGATAGAGAAACTATTGAATTATTGGCACTTGATTTTAATGTTAAAGTAGAAGACGAAGTCATTACTGATGCTACTCGTTATGATGAAATCGAAATCGTTGATGATCCAAAAGATTTAGTAAAAAGACCACCAATTATTACCATCATGGGACACGTTGACCATGGTAAAACTACACTATTAGATGCTATTAGAAAAGCTAGAGTAGTTGAAGGAGAAGCAGGTGGAATTACACAACATATAGGTGCTTACCAAGTTAACTGGAATGGCGATAAAATTACATTTATCGATACTCCAGGACATGCTGCTTTCACTGAAATGAGAGCACGTGGAGCTAAAGTAACAGATATATGTATCTTAGTTGTTGCGGCTGATGATGGTGTAATGCCTCAAACAGTTGAAGCTTTAGAACACGCTAAAGCAGCTAAAGTTCCAATAATAGTTGCAGTTAATAAAGTTGATAAACCAACAGCTAACCCAGAAAATGTAATGAACGAATTATCTAATTATGATTTACTACCAGAAGCATGGGGAGGAAAAACTCCATATGTTATGGTATCTGCATTAAAACGTCAAGGATTAGATGAATTATTAGATGTTATTCTTTTATTAAGTGAAATTGAAGAATATAAAGCTAACCCAAACAGATTAGCTAAAGGTACTATTATTGAAGCAAGTTTAGATAAATCACGTGGACCAGTAGCAACTTTTATTGTTGAAACAGGAACTTTAAAAGTCGGAGATATTGTTGTTGCCGGCAATACATACGGTAAAGTTAGAACAATGACAGATGACTTAAAACGTCGTTATGAAGAAGCGGGACCTGCTTCACCGGTTGAAGTAACAGGATTAAATACTGTTCCTCAAGCTGGAGATATCTTTATGGCATTTAGTGATGAAAAAACAGCTAGACAAATAGCTGCAACAAGAGAAGCAAGAGATAGAGAAAACGAACGCAAATTTACTAAAGCTAAGAGCTTAGATAGTATGTTTAGCAATTTAGAAGATACTGAAAAAGTATTAAACATCGTTTTAAAAGGTGATGTTCAAGGATCTATTGAAGCCTTAAAAGGAATGTTAGCTAAAATAGATATCGATGGATTCCATGCAAACTTAGTTAGAGCTGGTGTTGGTGCAATATCTGAAAGCGATGTTACATTAGCTAAAGCTTCTGATGCTATTTTAATTGGATTCAATGTTAGACCAAATGCTGCTGTTAGAAGTTTAGCAGAAAACGAAGGCGTTGAATTAAGATTATATAATGTAGTTTATCGTATTATAGAAGACATTGAAAAAGCCTTAAAAGGAATGTTAGAACCAACATTTGAAGAAGTTGTAACAGGACAAATCGAAGTAAGAGAAACATTTAAAGTAAGTAAAATTGGAACGATTGCAGGATGTTATGTAACAGATGGCTATGTAGCAAAAGATGCTTTAGTCAGAGTAGTTAGAGATGGAATTGTTGTTTATGAAGGTAAATTAGCTTCATTAAAGAGATTTAAAGATGATGTTAAAGAGGTTAGAAAAGGTTTTGAATGCGGACTTTCAGTAGAAGACTTTAATGATATTAAAGTTGGTGATATAATAGAAGCATCTAAATTAGAAGAAGTGGAGGCTTAAAATATGGGAATTACAACTGATAGACTAAGTAGTTTGATTCAAAGAGAAGTTGCTGTAATCATTAATAACGTTATTAAAAATCCAACAGTAGGGTACATTAATATTACAGAGGTTAAAGTAACTAAAGATTTATCATACGCAACTATCTTTTATACAGTATTAAGTGATGAAAAAGAAACCATTGAATTAGCAGCTTCAGTGATTGAAGAAAAGAAAATAGCAATCCGTATGGAATTAGCTAAAAAAATCAGAAATATCAGAAAAATACCTGACTTAATTTTCAAGTATGACGAAGCATTGGCATACGGAAATAAGATTGATAGTATCCTAAAATCAATTAAATAATTTAACAGGAGAGCCGTTTTCATGAATGGCTCTTTTTTCTGCCTCAAGAAGGCTATAATCATACTGATTATGCTATAATAAAATAGGTGAAGATAAAATGATAGCACAAATAGTAATTGATTTAAAAGCATCAGAATTAAATAAATATTATGATTATATCATTCCTGAAGCTATGCAGCTTGATCTAAAAAAAGGAATGAGAGTGATTGTGCCATTTGGTAATATGAAAAGACTTGGCTACATCATTAATTTAATTCCTGAAAGCACTCAAGCAACAAGAAAAATTGAAAAAATACTAGATATCACCCCTTCTATTGATGAAGAACTTTTTTTGATTGCTGATTATTTATTAAAAACTCCTTTTAGTTTAATGAGTGCAGTTTATCAAACTATTTTACCAAAAGAACTATTACTAAACTATCAGAAGAAGATAACTATTTTAGACTCAAGTAAAATAGATGATGAAATAATTAAAAAATTTAATAAGAAAAATGAGTGGATACTTACAAATAAAGATGAAGAAACATTTTATAATTCTTTAAAAAAGTTAAAAGAAAACAATGCTATAGATATTACTACTATAATTAAACAAAAAGAAGTAGAAAAATACGAAACTAACTATAAAATAAACTATCAAACACATGAAAAATTGACAGTAAAGCAACAACTTATTTTAGAACTTAATAAACAAGAAATTACTAGAAAAGAAGCACTAGAAATACTATCTCCAAGTATTATTAAAAGTCTTATTTCAAAAAATGTGCTTATTCCAGAATTGATTACATCAAATAGAGCAGTCACTCATATCTTTGACTTAGAAGATAAAAAAATTATTCTAAACAGTGATCAACAAAAAGAATATGAAAAAGTTAATTTAAATAAATATGAAACATATCTTTTATATGGTGTCACAGGATCTGGTAAAACAGAAATTTATTTAAAATTAATAGAAGACACTTTAAATAATCATAAAAAGGCATTAATCTTAGTCCCAGAAATTATGCTAATTGGACCATTTGCACAGAGGTTAAAATCAAAATTTGATGAGAGCATTGTTTCTATCTTACATAGCAATCTTAATTCAGGTCAAAAATATGATGAATATCAAAAAATTAAAAATAACAAAGCTAAAATTATATTAGGAACTAGAAGTGCTATTTTTTCTCCAATAAGTGATCTTGGAATCATCATTATTGATGAAGAGCAAGATGACTCATATATACAAGATGACACAGTTTCTTATGATACAAGACAAATTGCACAAACAAGAGCCAAATACCATCAAATACCGCTTTTATTAGGAAGTGCAAGCCCTTCTGTAGAAACCTTTTATAAAGCAACAAACAAAGAATATAAACTTTTAAAACTAACTAAAAGAGCTCTTGTAAATCATTTGCCAAACGTCAAACTCATTGATATGAGAGAAGAACTTAAAAAAGGTAACTTAACCCCATTTTCTACAGAACTAAAGTCGCAAATAGAAGAAAAACTTTCTAAAAATGAACAAATTATATTATTCATGAACAGAAAAGGATATTCTCCTTTTGTTATGTGTAGACACTGTGGAAATGTTCCTAAATGCCCGGATTGTCAGATAAGTCTAACTTATTATAAAAATAAAAATATTTTAAAATGCCAACATTGTGGCTATGAAGAACCCTTTTCAAAAGAGTGCACTGTTTGTAAAAAAAACACAGTTAAAGAAGTTGGTGTTGGCATTGAGTATATCGAACAAGAACTACATAAACACTTTAATGCTAAAGTACTTAGATTAGATGCAGATACAACTAGTAAAAAAAATAGTCATGAACATATTTGGGATGATTTTAAAAATCATAAGGCAGACATACTATTAGGCACACAAATGGTTGCTAAAGGACTTGACTTTTCTAATGTTACTTTAGTTGGGATTATCATGGCAGATGGATTATTAAAAGTTCCTAGTATCAAAGCAGTAGAAAAAACATTCCAACTTATCTTACAAGCATCAGGAAGATCAGGCAGAAGTAAAAAAGGTGATGTGGTTATTCAATCTTATGATATTAATCACTATGCTATAAAAACTGCAAGCACTCTTAATAATGAGGAGTTTTTCAAACAGGTCTTATTTGAAAGAAAAATTCAAAAAATGCCACCTTTTAAAAAAGTGAGTCAGTTATTAATAGAACATCCATCATATTTAAAAACATATCAAATAGCCGATAGGATAAAAATATTACTCTCAAAAACAATGATTGTGTTAGGACCAACGCCATCACTTATTCAAAAAAGAGATAATAAATATAGAGTTTTGTTAACTTTAAAATATGATACAATAGATAAGAAAATAGAAGAAGAAATTAACAATTTTAAAGATGTAGAAACTAAAATTTATTTTAGTCAATTTGCTACGTTAATTTAAGAAAGAAGGAAATTATATGATAGTATTTATGGGAACGCCAGAGTTTTCAGTGCCAATTTTAAAAATGTTACTGGATAAAAAATATCCAGTTGGGCTAGTAGTAACTCAACCAGATAAAAAAGTTGGTAGAAAACAAGTTGTAACACCATCACCAGTAAAACAACTAGCAGAATCATATGGTGTCAAAGTTTATCAACCAGAAAAATTATCAAAAGAATATCAATACATTTTAGATCTAAAACCAGAATTAATTATAACAGCAGCTTATGGTCAAATTCTTCCTAAAGCTTTATTAGAAGAAGTGCCAGCAATTAATATCCATGGATCTTTACTCCCTAAATATAGAGGAGGAGCACCTATTCAATATGCACTCTTTGAAGCAGAAGAAAAAACGGGTGTTACCTTAATGGAAATGGTTTATAAAATGGATGCTGGTGATATGATAGAAAAAAAAGAAGTTCTTATTTCAGAATCTGATAACTACCAAACATTATCACAAAAATTAAGCACTATTGGAAAAGAATTACTTGAAGAAAATATTGATAAAATATTAAAGAAACAATATAAAAAAGAAAAGCAAGATGAAGCACTTGTAACATTTGCGTATACGATAAAAAAAGAAGAAGAAAAAATAGATTGGAATAAAGAAACTAAGTTTGTTTTAGGCCATATAAAAGGCTTATCTCCTCAAACAGGAGCTTATACTGAAATAAAAAATGAGAAGTTAAAAATATATAATGCACAAAAAAGTGATATAATATTAGATGAAATGCCAGGGACAATTTTAATTCAAGATAAAAAAATATTAGTAGCGACTAAAAACGGTACAGTAGAAATCTTAGAAATCCAACAACAAGGCAGAAAAATATTAACAACAAAAGTATTTTTAAACGGACAATCACTTATAAAAACAGGTGATAAATTCCAATAGGAGGAAGAATCATGAATAATACTAAGAAAAAATTATTATATACACAAGAAGAAATGCTAAGAATTAACAAAGAAACACTAGCAAGACGTGGAGTTAAAGTAAGTGAAATAGCTGAAATAGCTTATCGCCAACAGTCTAAATATACAGAAGGCGTATCATTAGAATTATGTGTCCAATCAGTTGAAAGAATATTATCTTTTAGAGATATCTTCCACCATGTTCAGTTAGCTTCTGAAATTGATAGACTAGCAGAAGAAAAATTATTCAAAGGTCCTATTCAAGATATCTTATATGAAGATTTAGGATTATTTGGAATTGATGAGTTAATGGGTATTGATGTCGCTGGTAACTATGGTACAATTGGAGTAACTAACTTTGGTGAAATAGATGTTAATAAACAAGGCATAGTTTCATTTTTAAATGAAGAAGGTAAAAAAGAAGGCAAATGTCATACATTCTTAGATGATATTGTCGGTAGTATCGCAGCAGCAGCTTCTACAAGAGTTGCTCAAATCATGAGTGAAGAAACTGCTCATGAAAGTGATGCATATGAAAAAACAACTATTTACGATTATATAGAAAAATAATGATTAAGAGGGGTTCGTATGAAACATGATAAAATCCCAAAAAGTAAAAAAGTAAAAACGCTTGGCAGAAATCTTTTTGCCAAGTTTTTTGGTTTTGATCAAGGAATAGATATTGCTCAAGATGTAGCTGTTTTACATAGAAGAAATATTGTTATTAAAAACATTATTTTCATGTCTAATATCCTTTATTCACTTATCTTTTTTGCGGTTTCTTTAAATAGTCAAAATCAAAGTGACTGGTTAGTAACTGTTTTATTCTTTCCACTTACCTATGCAATCAATAAATTATTAAAAACACTTATTGCCCAAGATAAAAATGATAAAACAAAACAACAAGTAGCAATGTATGTTGCATCATTTTATATGTTTTTATCCTCAATTCTTGTTTATATTAAAGTATACCCGCAAGATAGTCATTTAGAAACACCTGCATATACACTTATTTATTATGCATTAGTAGTTATTTCTTTATACCAAGATAAAAAATTATTGAGTAGTTCGTTTTTGAGTATGTTAACAATTTTAACAATGATTCACTTTGTTCTTACGTATAATATTATCGAGATGAAATTATCTATTCAACAGTTTTTTGAAGCATTTATTACAAGGCCAGAATTTAGTGATATTGTCTTAAGAACAGTTTTGTTTATTGTATTTTATCTAGTTGTTTATGTCATTGTTTCTATCGGTCAACAACTACAAGAAGAAAGAAAAAAAGAACTTGTTAAAAGAAGACAAGTTCAAGATGACTTTTCTCATATTGTTTCTAATTTATTTTCAGTTGTCTTTTCATCATCATATACTCTACTAGATGCTAAGCATGCAAATCAGGTTTTAGCTATAGCTAATAAACTGGCAGAATACTACAACTTACCAGAAGAGGAAAAACAAGATTTAAATTTATATGCATTAGTACACTTACAGTATGATGAAATCAGACAAGTAATGAATCAAGAAGAAACATTAGATGAAATTAACTATCAAAAAATTAAAGAAAAAACTGAACTTGGCGCTAAAATAGCAAGAAGGCTACAATTAGCACAAAAAACTGAAGATATTGTCAGAGCTCATCTAGAAGGATCGGCTAATGAAACATTTAAGCAAAATATGCTTAAAATACAACCAGATATTCATGCTCAAATTATTTTATTATCAGATATCTATGTAACATTAAGAAATGTTAAGCCATATAAAAGACCATACTCACATGCTGCTAGTATGGAAATATTCACTAAAGAGTTAGTTGAATATTTTGATTATAAACTGCAAGAAAGATTTTTAAAGTATGATACAGAAATAAAAGAATTATATAATAGCTTTTAATACTTTACAAAACATATAAAATGTAGTATGATAAGTTGCGATTAAAAATAACTATATACTTATTAAGAGCTATCGAGGCGTCAGTGGCCTGTGAAGTAGCAGCAACCTATTTAATTAGGTGCTTACCACTAGGGGGAAACCCATCAATAAGGAAACATTGGCTTTCCTCTGGGAAGCCACTTTTTTTTGAAGAAAGAAGGAGAAATTATGTACCAATTATTTACAAGTGAGTCAGTTACTAAAGGGCATGCAGATAAAGTTTGTGATCAAATATCAGATGCTATTTTAGATGCTATACTAAGTCAGGATAAAGATTCAAGAGTTGCTGTTGAAACAGCAGTAACTACTAATACAGTAGTTGTTTTTGGAGAAATAACTACTAAAGCTTCTATTAATGTAGAAGAAATTGTTAGAAAAACAATCAAATCTATTGGATATGATAAAAAAGAATACTTATTTTCATATGATACAGTAGAAATTATCAACCGATTACATGAACAATCACCAGATATTGCCATGGGTGTTGATAAAGAAGACCAAGGTGCTGGAGACCAAGGATTAATGTTTGGTTTTGCTAAAAATGATAACGAACAATTAATGCCCTTACCAATTGCCTTATCACATGAATTAGCATTACGATTAACAAAAGTTAGAGAAGAAAATATTGTTAAAGGCTTAAGACCAGATGGTAAAACTCAAGTAACAATTGCTTATGATGAAAACAATAAACCATTATTTATTGATTCAGTAGTTTTATCAACTCAACATGATGAAGATATTACTCAAGAACAATTACATAAAGAAATTAAGAAAAATGTCTTTGATGTTGTTTTACCTAAAGAATTAATTACATCTGATACAAAATACTTTATTAATCCAACAGGAAGATTCGTTATTGGTGGGCCAAATGGAGATTCAGGATTAACAGGTAGAAAAATTATCGTTGACACATACGGTGGATATTCACGCCATGGTGGTGGGGCATTTAGTGGTAAAGACCCTTCGAAAGTAGATAGAAGTGCTGCATATATGGCAAGATATTTAGCTAAAAACATTGTAGCATCAAAAATAGCAGAAACTTGTGAAATTCAATTAGCTTATGCTATTGGTGTTGCAAAACCTGTTGGAGTTTATGTAGATACTTTTAATACTGGAAAAGTATCTGATGAAAAAATATTAGAAGTTATCTTAGAAAACTTTGACTTAAGACCTAAAAAAATCATAGACTATTTAGAACTTAAAAATCCTATATATCAAAAGACAGCATCTTACGGTCATTTTGGTAGAACAGATGTTTTACTTCCTTGGGAAAAAACAGATAAAGTAAGTATATTTAAGAATCTTGCTAAGTAGAAAGATTAGGAGAAAATAGATGGTTTTACCAATATATTTGAATATGCTTATTGTGAGTAGTATTATTTTTTCAGTAATCATTATAGCCATACTTATTTGTATAATATTTTATGTGATAGCGTTAAAATCAATTCAAAAATCAGAAAAAAGAGTCCTTGAAGTAAAAACTAAGATTGATTTAGTTTTACTTAAAAAGTATGATATATATCAAAAAATGAATGATATTATTAACAAAACTGATTTGGAAATAGAGAAAAAAGATTTGTCTGCTATGGTTGATAAATCTTTATATGTAGCTTGTTTAAATGATTTAATAGAACAGATGCTAGAACAACAAGTAATTAAAGAGACTCACAATTACTCTAGTATTAAAGAAAAAAGTATTGAAATTCAAGAAGAATTAATTTGTGTACAAAAAAACTATAATATGCTTGTTTCTATATATAACCAAAAAATTAGCAAATTCCCGTTTATTATAGTATCTAAAAAAAAGAGACTCGTAAAACAAGAGTATTTTGAATTAAGATAACATTAAAAAATAAACTCTAGTACTATATTTGTAAAGAATATAGGATGAGAGTTTTTTTGTTTTAGTTATCACCTTATTTTTAAAGTAAAAACTGCTAAATGTGGTAAAATATTTATAGGTATCGTAAATAAAATGGTTAAAGTCTACAGTTTTTTAACTCATTTTTAATTTTTAAGGAGTTCTGTTATGGGCTATGTCAAGACAATTCGCAAGAAAATAGGCAATGATCCGCTTTTTATGCCATGTGTTGCGGCAATTATTTATAAAGATAAAAAAATCTTATTACAAAAAAGAACAGATTTTAAACTTTGGGGACTTCACGGAGGATCCATGGAATTAGGTGAAACATTCTTAGATACTCTAACAAGAGAAGTAAAAGAAGAAACTAATCTAACACCTATTGATATATCTGTTTTTAATGTATATGCAGGAAAAGATTTTGTCTTACATTATCCTAATAACGATGTTTCATATCTTGTTATCCAAAGTTTTATTATCACGGAAGTAAAAGGCGATATGAAAGCACAAAAAAGCGAACTATCAGAATTAAAATGGTTTAAACTTAATGAAATACCTTGGGACAAACTTGTTCCACAAGACAAAAAAATCATAGAAGATTTTCTTCAAACTAAAAACTAATTAAGGAAGTGGCATGAGTGTTTAAAAATTTATTCAGTTCAACAAAAAAAGAATTAAAAATTGCTAGAAAATTAGCAGACAAAGTTTTTTCACTTGAAAGTCAAATGGCTGTATTAAGTGATGAAGAAATTAGAAATAAAACACAAGAATACAAACAAAGATTTAATGCAGGCGAAACACTTGATGATCTTTTACCAGAAGCATATGCATTAGTAAGAGAAGCTTCAAAAAGAGTTTCACATAAAACACCATATTATGTACAAGTATTAGGTGCTATCGCAATACATCATGGAAATATAGCAGAAATGAAAACAGGTGAAGGTAAAACTTTAACATCAGTTATGCCAGCATACTTAAATGCTTTAAACGGCCTAGGCGTTCATATTGTAACTGTAAATGAGTATCTAGCAAAACGTGAAGCTGAAGGCGAAATTGGAGATATTTTTAGATTTTTAGGGCTAACAGTAGGTTTAAACTTAAGAGAATTATCAAGTGAAGATAAAAAAGATGCATATAGTGCAGATGTCTTATATTCAACAAATAGTGAATTAGGATTTGATTATTTACGTGATCACATGGTTTTATATGCAGGTGAAATGGTTGCTCAAAGAGGGTATAATTTTGCCATTGTCGATGAAGTTGACTCTATTTTAATTGATGAAGCAAGAACACCGTTAATTATTTCTGGTGGTGCTAAAAACACGCAAAACTTATATGAACAAGCAGATAGATTTGCAAAATCACTTAAAGAAGATGAATATGAAATTGATATTGAAACTAAGACAATTGAACTATCAGAAGCTGGTATAAATAGAGCTGAATCTGTATTCCAGATTAGTAATTTATATGATTTGAGAAATGTCTCATTACTACATCATATCAATAATGCATTAAGAGCTAATTATATTATGGCACGCGACAAAGAATACGTTGTTGATGGTGGAGAAGTTTTAATTGTTGATCAATTTACAGGACGTATTTTAAGAGGACGTCAATTTAGTGAAGGATTACACCAAGCACTAGAAGCAAAAGAAAATGTAGATGTGAAAAAAGAAACAGTTACTGTTGCGACTATCACTTATCAAAACTTCTTTAGAATGTATAAAAAATTATCTGGGATGACTGGTACTGCTAAAACAGAAGAAGATGAATTTAGAGATATCTATAATATGGAAGTTATTGAAATTCCTACGAATCTACCAGTTATTAGAAAAGATGAAACAGATTATTTATATGCAACAATAGAAGAAAAATTTGATGCATTAATTAAAGAAGTAAAAGAAAGACATGAAAAAGGGCAACCTATGTTAATTGGAACGGTTGCGGTTGAAACATCAGAAATAATTTCTATGTTACTAAGAAAAAATAGAATTCCCCATGAAATATTGAATGCTAAGAACCACGAAAGAGAAGCTGAAATCATTGCTAAAGCAGGTCTTAAAAACGCAGTTACAATCGCTACAAATATGGCTGGACGTGGGACTGATATTAAGCTTGGTGAAGGTGTTGTAGAATTAGGTGGATTAGCAGTTTTAGGAACAGAAAGACATGAATCTAGACGTATTGATAATCAGTTAAGAGGGCGTGCTGGTAGACAAGGAGATCCTGGATATTCAAGATTCTTTGTATCAGGTGAAGATGAATTACTTGTTAGATTTACTGGAGAAAGATTTAAATCAATTGTGAAACAAATGAGTAAAATTAA contains:
- the priA gene encoding replication restart helicase PriA, whose translation is MIAQIVIDLKASELNKYYDYIIPEAMQLDLKKGMRVIVPFGNMKRLGYIINLIPESTQATRKIEKILDITPSIDEELFLIADYLLKTPFSLMSAVYQTILPKELLLNYQKKITILDSSKIDDEIIKKFNKKNEWILTNKDEETFYNSLKKLKENNAIDITTIIKQKEVEKYETNYKINYQTHEKLTVKQQLILELNKQEITRKEALEILSPSIIKSLISKNVLIPELITSNRAVTHIFDLEDKKIILNSDQQKEYEKVNLNKYETYLLYGVTGSGKTEIYLKLIEDTLNNHKKALILVPEIMLIGPFAQRLKSKFDESIVSILHSNLNSGQKYDEYQKIKNNKAKIILGTRSAIFSPISDLGIIIIDEEQDDSYIQDDTVSYDTRQIAQTRAKYHQIPLLLGSASPSVETFYKATNKEYKLLKLTKRALVNHLPNVKLIDMREELKKGNLTPFSTELKSQIEEKLSKNEQIILFMNRKGYSPFVMCRHCGNVPKCPDCQISLTYYKNKNILKCQHCGYEEPFSKECTVCKKNTVKEVGVGIEYIEQELHKHFNAKVLRLDADTTSKKNSHEHIWDDFKNHKADILLGTQMVAKGLDFSNVTLVGIIMADGLLKVPSIKAVEKTFQLILQASGRSGRSKKGDVVIQSYDINHYAIKTASTLNNEEFFKQVLFERKIQKMPPFKKVSQLLIEHPSYLKTYQIADRIKILLSKTMIVLGPTPSLIQKRDNKYRVLLTLKYDTIDKKIEEEINNFKDVETKIYFSQFATLI
- the fmt gene encoding methionyl-tRNA formyltransferase, which produces MIVFMGTPEFSVPILKMLLDKKYPVGLVVTQPDKKVGRKQVVTPSPVKQLAESYGVKVYQPEKLSKEYQYILDLKPELIITAAYGQILPKALLEEVPAINIHGSLLPKYRGGAPIQYALFEAEEKTGVTLMEMVYKMDAGDMIEKKEVLISESDNYQTLSQKLSTIGKELLEENIDKILKKQYKKEKQDEALVTFAYTIKKEEEKIDWNKETKFVLGHIKGLSPQTGAYTEIKNEKLKIYNAQKSDIILDEMPGTILIQDKKILVATKNGTVEILEIQQQGRKILTTKVFLNGQSLIKTGDKFQ
- a CDS encoding phosphatidylglycerophosphatase A family protein; translation: MNNTKKKLLYTQEEMLRINKETLARRGVKVSEIAEIAYRQQSKYTEGVSLELCVQSVERILSFRDIFHHVQLASEIDRLAEEKLFKGPIQDILYEDLGLFGIDELMGIDVAGNYGTIGVTNFGEIDVNKQGIVSFLNEEGKKEGKCHTFLDDIVGSIAAAASTRVAQIMSEETAHESDAYEKTTIYDYIEK
- a CDS encoding HD-GYP domain-containing protein translates to MKHDKIPKSKKVKTLGRNLFAKFFGFDQGIDIAQDVAVLHRRNIVIKNIIFMSNILYSLIFFAVSLNSQNQSDWLVTVLFFPLTYAINKLLKTLIAQDKNDKTKQQVAMYVASFYMFLSSILVYIKVYPQDSHLETPAYTLIYYALVVISLYQDKKLLSSSFLSMLTILTMIHFVLTYNIIEMKLSIQQFFEAFITRPEFSDIVLRTVLFIVFYLVVYVIVSIGQQLQEERKKELVKRRQVQDDFSHIVSNLFSVVFSSSYTLLDAKHANQVLAIANKLAEYYNLPEEEKQDLNLYALVHLQYDEIRQVMNQEETLDEINYQKIKEKTELGAKIARRLQLAQKTEDIVRAHLEGSANETFKQNMLKIQPDIHAQIILLSDIYVTLRNVKPYKRPYSHAASMEIFTKELVEYFDYKLQERFLKYDTEIKELYNSF
- the metK gene encoding methionine adenosyltransferase, translated to MYQLFTSESVTKGHADKVCDQISDAILDAILSQDKDSRVAVETAVTTNTVVVFGEITTKASINVEEIVRKTIKSIGYDKKEYLFSYDTVEIINRLHEQSPDIAMGVDKEDQGAGDQGLMFGFAKNDNEQLMPLPIALSHELALRLTKVREENIVKGLRPDGKTQVTIAYDENNKPLFIDSVVLSTQHDEDITQEQLHKEIKKNVFDVVLPKELITSDTKYFINPTGRFVIGGPNGDSGLTGRKIIVDTYGGYSRHGGGAFSGKDPSKVDRSAAYMARYLAKNIVASKIAETCEIQLAYAIGVAKPVGVYVDTFNTGKVSDEKILEVILENFDLRPKKIIDYLELKNPIYQKTASYGHFGRTDVLLPWEKTDKVSIFKNLAK
- a CDS encoding NUDIX hydrolase produces the protein MGYVKTIRKKIGNDPLFMPCVAAIIYKDKKILLQKRTDFKLWGLHGGSMELGETFLDTLTREVKEETNLTPIDISVFNVYAGKDFVLHYPNNDVSYLVIQSFIITEVKGDMKAQKSELSELKWFKLNEIPWDKLVPQDKKIIEDFLQTKN